From the Candidatus Hydrogenedentota bacterium genome, one window contains:
- a CDS encoding type II secretion system protein N: protein MLRGLAIRRAFVAGERLLALGVILGVAAWYGDLLRYLPRGKPSVAAAIPVEPDSAAGSLALPKARTEYDGLVASGLFGPAAAAVQEAPPPPPEPDEKDTELRLQLCGTAATSPKDLFATALILNQDSGKVGAFFVGQQVVENVTLEEIHPKKVILFNKNANRREVLRAETAETGQTQMASRAPKPSAPPPPPPGPGNRINLNKTELIQEVVTNYADLVTQVRPELYRDESGNIAGITANNIESVPLAKTLDVRNGDILQTVNNEPIDSQEKIMEIINKYRNSNTFRIGILRDGKPMVITYKLD from the coding sequence ATGCTGCGAGGGTTAGCGATACGCCGGGCGTTTGTGGCCGGGGAACGGCTGCTGGCGCTGGGCGTCATTCTGGGCGTGGCGGCGTGGTACGGGGATCTTCTCCGTTATCTGCCGCGCGGCAAGCCGTCCGTGGCCGCGGCCATACCGGTCGAGCCGGACAGCGCCGCGGGTTCGCTGGCGTTGCCGAAGGCGCGCACGGAATACGATGGCCTCGTGGCCAGCGGCCTGTTCGGCCCCGCGGCGGCGGCGGTTCAGGAGGCGCCTCCGCCGCCCCCGGAACCGGACGAGAAAGACACCGAACTGCGTTTGCAGTTATGCGGCACGGCGGCCACGTCGCCGAAGGACTTGTTCGCGACGGCGCTCATTCTCAACCAGGATAGCGGCAAGGTCGGCGCGTTCTTCGTGGGCCAGCAGGTTGTTGAAAACGTGACGCTCGAGGAGATCCATCCGAAAAAGGTCATTCTGTTCAACAAAAACGCGAACCGCCGCGAAGTGCTTCGCGCCGAAACCGCGGAAACCGGCCAAACGCAGATGGCGTCGCGCGCGCCGAAGCCTTCGGCGCCGCCTCCGCCTCCGCCGGGGCCGGGCAATCGCATCAACCTGAACAAGACGGAATTGATCCAGGAGGTGGTGACCAATTACGCGGACTTGGTGACCCAGGTCCGGCCGGAGTTGTATCGCGACGAGTCGGGCAATATCGCCGGCATCACCGCGAACAACATCGAATCGGTTCCCCTGGCGAAGACGCTGGACGTGCGTAACGGCGACATTCTCCAGACCGTGAACAACGAACCGATCGACAGCCAGGAAAAAATCATGGAGATTATCAATAAATACCGGAACTCGAACACGTTCCGTATTGGCATTCTGCGCGATGGGAAACCGATGGTCATCACTTACAAGCTGGACTGA